The Halanaerobium praevalens DSM 2228 genome contains a region encoding:
- a CDS encoding GH36-type glycosyl hydrolase domain-containing protein: MKYGFFDDKNREYVIQRPDIPVSWTNYLGTKDFCTVISQNAGGYSFYKSAQHHRITKFRANSIPLDRPGHYLYLRDQDDGDYWSISWQPVAKNLNQANYEVRHGLSYSKFKCDYKDLKAEKTIFVPLADDLEIWDFKIKNEGALDRNLSLFSYLEFSFHEIDIDNQNFQMSLYAAGSSYQDGIIEYDFYYDPRKYHYFTADFQADSYDCLRDKFIGDYRSEANPIALVRGICSNSSKKGGNHCAALNKEFNLAAGEEKRFILILGVGKREKAQKMRKKYSDFNLVDKEFNKLNTYWEKKLSFFQCQTPHQALNTMLNTWNPYQAETCIVWSRFASFIEVGGRTGLGYRDTAQDSLATAYLNPQKTKERLIQLLRAETKAGYGLHLFDPDSFDPEAATIEFDSPTVVPKADPESMIHGIEDACSDDALWLVAAVCNYVKETADFDFFEKVISYADKGEATVYEHLKKILDFSTEQVGATGICKGLRADWNDCLNLGGGESAMVSFLHHWALEIFIETANFLNKKADFKKYSKIAAKVKKACRENLWDGNWYLRGITGSGNKIGSKENKEGKVHLESNTWAVISGVATKKRGIKAMDAVDEFLYSKYGLHLNAPSYTKSDDEIGFVTRVYPGIKENGSIFSHPNPWAWIAEAKLGRGSRAMKFYNALLPVSQNDEIEIREAEPYSYCQFILGKDHEDFGKARHPWLTGSSGWAYQAVTKWILGVRVSYQGLIVDPCIPADWDQFSVRRKWRGAEYKIKVFNPDQVEKGVKKITLNGEEIDKIIPQQKSGSINNIIVTMG, from the coding sequence ATGAAATACGGATTTTTTGATGATAAAAATAGAGAATATGTTATTCAAAGACCAGATATACCAGTTTCTTGGACAAATTATTTAGGTACTAAAGATTTTTGTACAGTTATTTCTCAAAATGCTGGAGGATATTCTTTTTATAAAAGTGCTCAACATCATAGAATAACAAAATTTAGAGCAAATTCAATTCCACTTGATAGACCTGGTCACTACCTTTATCTACGAGATCAAGATGATGGAGATTATTGGAGTATTTCTTGGCAGCCAGTAGCTAAAAATTTAAATCAGGCTAATTATGAAGTCCGTCATGGTTTATCATATTCAAAATTTAAATGTGATTATAAAGATCTTAAAGCAGAAAAAACCATTTTTGTACCTCTAGCAGATGATTTAGAAATTTGGGATTTTAAAATAAAAAATGAAGGAGCTCTTGATCGTAATTTAAGTTTATTTTCTTATTTAGAATTTTCTTTTCACGAAATAGATATTGATAATCAGAACTTTCAGATGAGTTTATATGCAGCAGGTAGCAGTTATCAGGATGGAATTATAGAATATGATTTTTATTATGACCCTAGAAAATACCATTATTTCACAGCTGATTTTCAAGCAGATAGTTATGATTGCCTTAGAGATAAGTTTATTGGTGATTATCGAAGTGAAGCTAATCCAATTGCTTTAGTTAGAGGAATTTGTTCTAATAGCAGTAAAAAAGGTGGTAATCATTGTGCTGCTTTAAATAAAGAATTTAATTTAGCTGCTGGTGAGGAAAAACGTTTTATTTTAATTTTAGGAGTTGGCAAGAGAGAAAAAGCTCAAAAAATGAGAAAAAAATATTCTGATTTTAATTTAGTTGATAAAGAGTTTAATAAGTTAAATACTTATTGGGAAAAAAAGTTAAGTTTTTTTCAATGTCAAACTCCACATCAGGCTTTAAATACCATGCTTAATACCTGGAATCCTTATCAAGCAGAAACTTGTATTGTTTGGTCTCGTTTTGCATCTTTTATTGAAGTTGGAGGTAGAACTGGTTTAGGTTATCGAGATACTGCTCAAGATAGTTTAGCGACAGCCTATCTTAACCCTCAAAAAACTAAAGAGAGATTAATTCAGCTCTTAAGAGCTGAAACAAAAGCTGGTTATGGGCTCCATTTATTTGATCCAGATAGCTTTGATCCAGAAGCAGCAACAATAGAATTTGATTCTCCAACAGTTGTTCCAAAAGCTGATCCAGAATCTATGATTCATGGAATAGAAGATGCCTGTTCTGATGATGCTCTCTGGTTAGTTGCTGCAGTGTGTAACTATGTCAAGGAAACAGCTGATTTTGATTTTTTTGAAAAAGTTATTAGTTATGCAGATAAAGGTGAAGCCACAGTTTATGAGCACTTAAAGAAAATATTAGATTTTTCTACTGAACAGGTTGGTGCTACTGGAATTTGTAAAGGTCTTAGAGCTGATTGGAATGATTGTTTAAATTTAGGTGGTGGTGAAAGTGCAATGGTATCTTTTTTACACCACTGGGCTTTAGAAATATTTATTGAAACAGCAAATTTTTTAAATAAAAAAGCTGACTTTAAAAAATATTCTAAAATTGCAGCAAAAGTTAAAAAAGCCTGTCGGGAAAATCTCTGGGATGGTAATTGGTACTTAAGAGGAATAACAGGAAGTGGAAATAAGATTGGTTCTAAAGAAAATAAAGAAGGTAAAGTCCATTTAGAATCTAATACTTGGGCAGTAATCTCTGGGGTTGCAACTAAAAAAAGAGGGATTAAAGCAATGGATGCTGTAGATGAATTTTTATATTCAAAATATGGATTACATTTAAATGCTCCTTCTTATACTAAATCTGATGATGAAATCGGTTTTGTAACTAGAGTTTATCCTGGGATTAAAGAAAATGGATCGATTTTTAGTCATCCTAATCCTTGGGCCTGGATAGCAGAGGCAAAACTGGGTAGAGGTAGTAGAGCAATGAAGTTTTATAATGCTCTTTTACCTGTAAGTCAAAATGATGAAATAGAAATTAGAGAAGCAGAACCTTATTCTTATTGTCAATTTATTCTGGGAAAAGATCATGAAGATTTTGGTAAAGCAAGACATCCCTGGCTCACTGGTAGCTCTGGTTGGGCTTATCAAGCTGTAACTAAATGGATTTTAGGAGTTAGAGTTAGTTATCAAGGATTAATAGTTGATCCCTGTATTCCTGCTGATTGGGATCAATTTTCTGTTAGAAGAAAGTGGCGGGGAGCAGAATATAAAATTAAAGTTTTTAATCCAGATCAGGTAGAAAAAGGAGTTAAAAAAATAACTTTAAATGGAGAAGAAATTGATAAAATTATTCCCCAACAAAAATCAGGTAGTATTAATAATATAATAGTGACAATGGGATGA
- a CDS encoding carbohydrate ABC transporter permease has translation MMKFSPKNLLNKIQNYFIEISMTKFIIYMILIAWASTTILPLLWVANNSFRTTTQIVDSPFSLPSSFNLENYITAAERINILNSYKNSLIMSGTTVLLVLLFGGMAGYAMARFQFKFKGFINKMIVVALMIPAFVTVVPVYEIFIELGIVNTYLALILPHTAGNLVFATMMLAAYMASISTEIEEAALLDGANRWQIFTKIFVPISRPAFATVGIFTFLWSYNDLFSALVFVPNKSVQPITVLLNQVKSQYGTDLGLQATAVIVTVIPVLLVYIILQKHIIKGLTQGAVKG, from the coding sequence ATGATGAAATTTTCGCCCAAAAATTTATTAAATAAAATTCAAAATTATTTTATAGAAATCTCGATGACAAAATTTATTATCTATATGATTTTAATTGCCTGGGCTTCTACAACAATTTTACCACTTCTCTGGGTAGCAAATAATTCTTTTAGAACTACAACTCAGATTGTGGATTCTCCTTTTAGTTTGCCTAGTTCTTTTAATTTAGAAAACTATATTACAGCAGCTGAAAGAATTAATATTTTAAATAGTTATAAAAACAGTTTAATTATGTCTGGAACAACTGTTTTATTAGTTTTATTATTTGGAGGTATGGCAGGTTATGCTATGGCTAGATTTCAATTTAAATTTAAGGGCTTTATCAATAAGATGATTGTAGTAGCTTTAATGATTCCAGCTTTTGTAACAGTAGTTCCTGTTTATGAAATTTTTATCGAATTAGGGATAGTTAATACTTATTTAGCTTTAATTTTGCCTCATACAGCTGGAAATTTAGTTTTTGCAACGATGATGTTGGCAGCTTATATGGCTTCTATTTCAACTGAGATTGAAGAGGCTGCTTTGTTAGATGGGGCAAACAGATGGCAAATTTTCACTAAAATCTTTGTTCCAATCTCAAGGCCAGCTTTTGCTACAGTAGGAATTTTTACCTTTCTTTGGTCTTATAATGATCTTTTTTCAGCTCTTGTTTTTGTTCCAAATAAAAGTGTACAGCCAATCACAGTTTTACTTAACCAAGTTAAATCCCAATATGGTACGGATTTAGGTTTACAAGCAACAGCAGTGATAGTAACAGTTATTCCTGTCTTATTAGTTTATATAATTTTACAAAAACATATAATTAAAGGTTTAACTCAAGGGGCAGTTAAAGGCTAA
- a CDS encoding carbohydrate ABC transporter permease, with protein MFYPIIRSFYKTFFFAVHNINPEFIGLDNYIKLLNDPVVWLATKNTFIFMIAAVVFQVGLGILLAVFVDLIKYGKNFFRTTFFFPIVLSAASLGLLFRLLYNYDAGLLNSILKLLEMEPVLWLDAQKALAMVMIPTIWQYVGFYFVIILTALTKIPNSLYEVAEIEGANTFQRVTKITLPLIFQDIRVCIVLAITGTLKVFDMVWVITAGGPFDSSQVLGTYMYSTVFQRRLFGYGSTIAIFIIILGVVVTSLTNKFIGDRGVSID; from the coding sequence TTGTTTTATCCAATAATTAGAAGTTTTTATAAAACTTTTTTCTTTGCTGTCCATAATATTAATCCCGAATTTATTGGTTTGGATAATTATATTAAATTATTAAATGATCCTGTAGTTTGGTTAGCTACTAAAAATACTTTTATTTTTATGATAGCAGCAGTAGTTTTTCAAGTTGGACTTGGAATTTTACTGGCAGTTTTTGTTGATTTAATTAAATATGGAAAAAACTTTTTTAGGACCACTTTCTTTTTTCCTATTGTTTTATCAGCAGCTTCTTTAGGTCTTTTATTTAGATTACTTTATAATTATGATGCTGGACTTTTGAATTCAATTCTTAAACTTTTGGAAATGGAGCCAGTACTCTGGTTAGATGCTCAAAAAGCACTTGCAATGGTAATGATTCCAACCATTTGGCAGTATGTTGGATTTTATTTTGTAATTATCCTAACTGCTCTAACTAAGATTCCTAATTCTTTATATGAGGTAGCAGAAATAGAAGGAGCAAATACTTTTCAAAGAGTTACTAAAATTACCTTACCTCTGATTTTCCAAGATATTAGAGTTTGTATAGTTCTTGCAATTACAGGAACCTTAAAAGTATTCGATATGGTTTGGGTTATTACAGCAGGAGGTCCATTTGACTCTTCTCAAGTTTTAGGAACTTATATGTATAGTACCGTTTTTCAAAGACGTTTATTTGGTTATGGTTCTACAATTGCCATCTTTATAATTATTTTAGGAGTAGTTGTAACTTCTTTAACTAATAAATTTATTGGAGATCGTGGAGTTTCTATTGATTAA
- a CDS encoding ABC transporter substrate-binding protein, with the protein MKKSIFVFLTLCLVLAVGSLSAGAMELRIYSMFSGADPASDVYEELIAEFKAEHPQVEIIDESATLDESVKVRIENDFASENEPDITMYFTDSQAKPIVESGRVTPLNDILANNPEWKAGFLDSVLEQVKYSDGKIYALPITGFYEGLIVNLDLFEKYDVKIPETKTELLAAVKTFRENDIVPMAAGLGMTPHYNIEHAILKVGGAKAHDSGIADGINPMWIKGLEHLEELYKADAFQKDTLTQDWSGARQLFKQGRAAMLVEGSWAINDAQNEGANRVTIVPYPRVGEKGNKSDLIAGFTSGMYLSKEAYNDQEKKELVVELLKHLTNKEAIKKIAEANGGLPAADVTPAGLTKPYQAGLEMFKNAAHVSLPIDAQIQRPAWQTLVDGVAYIVSGRRSAADILETVRQIELQAR; encoded by the coding sequence ATGAAAAAAAGTATTTTTGTATTTTTAACTCTCTGTTTAGTTTTAGCTGTAGGTTCTTTAAGTGCTGGGGCAATGGAATTAAGAATCTATTCGATGTTCTCTGGTGCTGATCCAGCTTCAGATGTTTATGAAGAGCTAATAGCAGAATTTAAAGCTGAACATCCTCAAGTTGAGATAATTGATGAGTCTGCAACTTTAGATGAAAGTGTCAAAGTAAGAATTGAAAACGATTTTGCTTCAGAAAATGAACCTGATATTACAATGTATTTTACAGATTCTCAGGCTAAACCAATAGTGGAATCAGGTCGAGTAACTCCTCTTAACGATATTTTAGCTAATAATCCAGAATGGAAGGCTGGTTTTTTAGATTCAGTTTTAGAACAAGTAAAATATAGTGATGGAAAAATCTATGCTTTACCAATAACTGGTTTTTATGAAGGCTTAATTGTAAATCTAGATTTATTTGAAAAATATGATGTTAAAATTCCCGAAACTAAAACAGAATTATTAGCAGCAGTTAAAACTTTTAGAGAAAATGATATTGTACCAATGGCAGCTGGATTAGGCATGACTCCTCATTATAATATTGAACATGCTATTTTAAAAGTTGGAGGAGCAAAAGCACATGATTCAGGTATAGCAGATGGTATTAATCCAATGTGGATTAAAGGTTTAGAACATCTAGAAGAATTATATAAAGCAGATGCTTTCCAAAAAGATACTTTAACTCAAGATTGGTCAGGTGCTCGTCAGCTTTTTAAACAAGGAAGAGCTGCAATGTTAGTAGAAGGTTCTTGGGCAATTAATGATGCTCAAAATGAAGGTGCTAATCGGGTAACTATAGTTCCTTATCCTAGAGTAGGAGAAAAGGGAAATAAGAGTGATTTGATAGCTGGTTTTACTTCTGGTATGTACTTAAGTAAAGAAGCATATAATGATCAAGAAAAGAAAGAACTAGTTGTAGAGCTATTAAAACATTTAACAAATAAAGAAGCTATTAAAAAGATTGCAGAAGCAAATGGTGGCTTACCAGCAGCTGATGTAACCCCAGCTGGTTTAACTAAACCATATCAGGCTGGTTTAGAGATGTTTAAAAATGCTGCTCATGTATCACTACCAATTGATGCTCAAATTCAGCGTCCAGCTTGGCAAACTTTAGTTGATGGAGTAGCATACATTGTTTCTGGTAGAAGATCTGCGGCAGATATTTTAGAAACAGTAAGACAAATAGAATTGCAGGCTAGATAA
- a CDS encoding PTS lactose/cellobiose transporter subunit IIA: MNLEKMIFTIISYSGDAKNLFMEAINYAKNNEVVKAESSFKKAEDKLKKANLKQKKLFELDKASEKITNSILLTHSQDHLMINSLLKDLARELIDLHKKLNTKKSV, from the coding sequence ATGAATTTAGAAAAAATGATTTTTACTATTATATCTTATAGTGGTGATGCAAAAAATCTATTTATGGAAGCAATTAATTATGCTAAAAATAATGAAGTTGTAAAAGCAGAAAGTTCTTTTAAAAAAGCAGAAGATAAATTAAAAAAAGCTAATTTAAAACAAAAAAAATTATTTGAGTTAGATAAAGCTAGCGAAAAAATTACTAACAGTATTTTACTAACTCACAGCCAAGATCATTTAATGATAAATTCTTTATTAAAAGATTTGGCAAGAGAACTTATTGATTTACATAAAAAACTTAACACTAAAAAAAGTGTGTAA
- a CDS encoding PTS sugar transporter subunit IIC — MINNLFKLLENKFVPLASKFGSQRHLLAIRDAFISIMPLAIIGSLAILVNNFPISSYQAYMLSLFGSKWASFSNYIYSGTFAIMSLLIVFSISYNLAQSYDNDPLLAALISFSSFIITIIQADAQSFRIPFRWLDSSGLLVAILVGILATEIYVKMMNLIKARKRKVKGAMTPILNRYFLALIPTTTIFFIFALIRLFFAFLGIENIIAEIYSLIQLPLMGLANNLFTALFIVLVGHFFWFLGLHGTNILEPVIQTLYLPALQENIQAASNNLPIPNIFTKPFFDSFVYLGGSGTTLSLVIAIYLFSNSKRKRDLMKLSSTQAIFNINEPILYGLPIVMSPVYLIPFILTPLILTLSSYFAILIGLVPKTIALVPWGTPPIISGFLVTGSFAGSFLQIFNILIGVLIYFPFLSLAERIKEGG, encoded by the coding sequence ATGATAAATAATTTATTTAAGTTATTAGAGAATAAATTTGTACCCTTAGCTTCTAAGTTTGGTTCTCAAAGGCATTTATTAGCGATTCGAGATGCTTTTATTTCAATTATGCCTTTAGCAATTATAGGTTCTTTAGCAATTTTAGTTAATAATTTTCCAATTTCTAGCTATCAGGCTTATATGCTTTCACTATTTGGCAGCAAATGGGCTTCTTTTTCTAACTATATTTATAGTGGTACTTTTGCTATAATGTCATTATTGATCGTTTTTTCGATTAGTTATAATTTGGCTCAATCATATGATAATGACCCCTTACTTGCTGCTTTAATTTCTTTTTCTTCATTTATTATAACAATTATTCAGGCAGATGCTCAGTCTTTTAGAATTCCTTTTCGCTGGTTAGATAGTTCCGGACTTTTAGTAGCGATTTTAGTTGGAATCTTAGCTACTGAAATCTATGTAAAAATGATGAACTTAATTAAAGCTAGAAAAAGAAAAGTAAAGGGAGCGATGACTCCAATTTTGAATAGATATTTTTTAGCTTTAATCCCAACAACCACTATTTTTTTTATATTTGCTTTAATTAGATTGTTTTTTGCTTTTTTAGGAATTGAAAATATAATTGCTGAAATTTATAGTTTAATTCAGCTGCCTTTAATGGGTTTAGCTAATAATTTATTTACAGCACTTTTTATTGTTTTAGTTGGTCATTTTTTTTGGTTTTTAGGTTTACATGGGACTAATATTTTAGAACCTGTAATCCAGACTTTATATTTACCAGCCTTACAAGAAAATATTCAAGCGGCTTCTAATAACCTACCAATTCCTAATATTTTTACCAAACCATTTTTTGATTCTTTTGTTTATTTAGGGGGAAGTGGAACAACTTTAAGTTTAGTAATTGCTATTTATTTATTTTCAAACTCTAAACGCAAAAGAGATTTAATGAAATTAAGTTCAACTCAAGCAATATTTAATATTAATGAGCCTATTTTATATGGTTTACCAATTGTAATGAGTCCAGTTTATTTAATTCCTTTTATTTTAACTCCCCTTATTTTAACATTGAGCAGCTATTTTGCAATTTTAATTGGACTTGTACCTAAAACAATTGCTTTAGTACCTTGGGGAACTCCTCCGATAATTAGTGGCTTTTTAGTAACTGGTTCATTTGCAGGTTCTTTTTTACAAATTTTTAATATATTAATTGGTGTTTTAATCTATTTTCCTTTTCTAAGTTTAGCAGAGCGAATTAAAGAGGGAGGTTAA
- a CDS encoding PTS sugar transporter subunit IIB yields the protein MKTIVLVCTAGMSTSLLVAKMKEIAAQAELDIKLEALAQSELKNYPKKIDLILLGPQVKYLLNNLKRDYKNSNIQVEVIDSLQYGSLDGKAVLNQALSLLGKKVI from the coding sequence ATGAAAACTATAGTTTTAGTTTGTACAGCTGGAATGTCAACAAGTTTATTAGTTGCTAAAATGAAAGAAATAGCAGCCCAAGCTGAGCTTGACATTAAGCTAGAAGCTCTAGCTCAATCTGAACTTAAAAATTATCCTAAAAAAATTGATTTGATTCTTTTAGGTCCTCAAGTTAAGTATCTTTTAAATAATTTGAAAAGAGATTATAAAAATTCTAATATCCAAGTTGAGGTAATAGACAGTCTTCAGTATGGGAGTTTAGATGGTAAAGCAGTTTTGAACCAAGCCCTTAGTCTTTTGGGCAAAAAGGTGATATAA
- a CDS encoding sigma 54-interacting transcriptional regulator, translating to MIEIKKIDQVYQCLKKMIDQNQAKEALSAAEIAAELEADRANISRYLNELFKKDKLIKIKGRPVLYKPNFEIEKKEANNFKKQKQIKQNKAIKSKLDQIIGAKGSLKNQIQQAKAAILYPPNGLHTLLLGETGVGKSMFANLMHNFAVVSKMLKKDAPFVQFNCADYVDNPQLLISQIFGVKKGAYTGANKDRKGLLKKADQGVMFLDEVHRLPPQGQEMLFTFIDNGYFRPLGESENKLKAEVQIIAATTENPNSFLLNTFIRRIPMVIKLPTLKNRSLEERFRLIENFLKEESKNIGNSIYINRKALISFLLYDCPNNIGQLASDIQLASAKSFLNYKTSNNKYILISQTDLPEHVQKGILNLHNQRKNLDRLFKGQNEVLEFSAQEENKIVNINSQNQNKNEAAKLNKVFYDVIENKLNSLRNKNMDEEQIQAILNIDIESHFKKHLESLPDIINKSDINKIVNKEIVEITEAILKLSSRKLKRNFDKKIFLALALHLQKSIERIKAGEKIYHPELNNIRINHFQEFMTAMEAAALIDQKFEVETPLDEIGYISMFLIENPYQINDEPKAKVAVFILMHGNTTASSMAEVANKLLGEEFAVGIDMPLEMKAQTFFETSTKKIKKLAPNKDILLLVDMGSLTSFAEMIELNQGQEIKIIDLASTATVIDASRKAILGHSLDEIYKSCLSYRIKTKKSKLKTKKQNSKKDFNSDQKELKNLIITACFTGEGASSKLKEIIENKYSQLKIKIISLNIINYNKFIKKVKTYQKEYNLLAVISTIDLKEADLPFIPAVDVLSGKAFKKLDSKLEVLDKYNKINISLTKHLDKLNSNKIMNEVKNIIDSILKQAQIEIDSDVKIGILLHLIFLIEKLLKGEELNKFSDLESYKAKNGFFMEEIKEKLYFLEREYAVKITEDEIAYIAESFLNNSETQSEIEYK from the coding sequence GTGATTGAAATTAAAAAAATTGATCAAGTTTATCAGTGTTTAAAAAAAATGATAGATCAAAATCAAGCAAAAGAAGCTTTATCAGCAGCTGAAATTGCAGCTGAGTTAGAAGCTGATCGGGCTAATATTAGCCGTTATTTAAATGAATTATTTAAAAAAGATAAATTAATTAAAATTAAAGGCAGGCCTGTCCTTTATAAGCCTAATTTTGAAATAGAAAAAAAAGAGGCTAATAATTTTAAAAAACAAAAGCAAATTAAACAAAATAAAGCAATAAAAAGTAAACTAGATCAAATTATTGGAGCTAAAGGAAGTTTGAAAAATCAGATTCAACAGGCAAAAGCAGCTATTTTGTATCCTCCTAATGGTTTACATACTCTACTTTTAGGAGAGACCGGAGTTGGAAAATCAATGTTTGCAAACTTAATGCATAATTTTGCAGTAGTTTCAAAAATGTTAAAAAAAGATGCTCCCTTTGTTCAATTTAATTGTGCTGATTATGTTGATAATCCTCAGCTTTTAATTTCACAGATTTTTGGAGTCAAAAAAGGAGCATATACCGGAGCTAATAAAGATCGAAAAGGACTTTTAAAAAAAGCAGATCAAGGAGTTATGTTTTTAGATGAAGTCCATCGGCTACCTCCCCAAGGTCAAGAAATGTTATTTACCTTTATTGATAATGGATATTTTAGGCCTTTAGGAGAAAGTGAAAATAAATTAAAGGCTGAAGTACAAATAATAGCAGCTACAACTGAAAACCCAAATTCTTTTTTATTAAATACTTTTATTAGAAGAATTCCAATGGTAATTAAGTTACCAACCCTAAAAAATAGGAGTTTAGAAGAACGTTTTCGATTAATTGAAAATTTTTTAAAAGAAGAATCAAAAAATATAGGTAATAGTATTTATATAAATAGAAAAGCTTTAATTTCTTTTTTGCTTTATGATTGCCCAAATAATATTGGCCAATTAGCAAGTGATATTCAGCTGGCAAGTGCTAAGTCATTTTTAAATTATAAAACATCAAATAATAAATATATTTTAATTTCTCAAACAGATTTACCAGAACATGTCCAAAAAGGTATTCTTAATTTACATAATCAAAGAAAAAATTTAGATAGATTATTTAAAGGTCAAAATGAAGTCTTAGAATTTTCAGCTCAAGAAGAAAATAAAATAGTAAATATTAATAGCCAAAATCAAAATAAAAATGAAGCGGCCAAATTAAATAAAGTTTTTTATGATGTAATTGAGAATAAATTAAATAGCTTAAGAAATAAAAATATGGATGAAGAACAAATCCAGGCTATTTTAAATATTGATATCGAATCTCATTTTAAAAAACATCTAGAATCTCTGCCTGATATAATTAATAAATCTGATATTAATAAAATTGTTAATAAAGAAATTGTAGAAATAACAGAAGCTATTTTAAAATTATCATCTAGAAAGTTAAAACGTAATTTTGATAAGAAAATTTTTTTAGCATTAGCTCTCCATCTTCAAAAAAGTATAGAAAGAATTAAAGCTGGAGAAAAAATTTATCATCCAGAATTAAATAATATTAGAATAAATCATTTTCAGGAATTTATGACAGCAATGGAAGCTGCTGCTTTAATTGATCAAAAATTTGAAGTAGAAACTCCCTTGGATGAAATTGGTTATATTAGTATGTTTTTAATTGAAAACCCTTATCAAATTAATGATGAGCCAAAAGCGAAAGTAGCAGTTTTTATTTTGATGCATGGTAATACAACTGCAAGTAGTATGGCTGAAGTAGCTAATAAATTATTGGGAGAAGAATTTGCAGTAGGAATTGATATGCCTCTGGAAATGAAGGCCCAAACTTTTTTTGAAACAAGTACTAAAAAAATTAAAAAGCTAGCTCCAAATAAAGATATCTTATTGTTAGTAGATATGGGCTCATTAACTAGTTTTGCTGAGATGATTGAGTTAAATCAAGGTCAAGAAATAAAAATTATTGATCTGGCTAGCACAGCTACAGTAATTGATGCCTCTAGAAAAGCAATTTTGGGTCATAGTTTAGACGAAATTTATAAAAGCTGTCTTAGTTATAGAATTAAAACTAAAAAATCTAAATTAAAAACAAAAAAACAAAATTCAAAAAAAGATTTTAATTCAGACCAAAAAGAACTTAAAAATTTGATTATAACAGCTTGTTTTACCGGAGAAGGTGCCTCAAGTAAATTAAAAGAAATTATAGAAAACAAATACTCTCAATTAAAAATAAAAATTATTTCTTTAAATATAATTAATTATAATAAATTTATAAAAAAAGTAAAAACTTATCAAAAAGAATATAATTTATTAGCAGTTATTAGTACTATTGATCTTAAAGAAGCAGATTTACCTTTTATTCCAGCAGTAGATGTTCTTTCTGGTAAAGCTTTTAAAAAATTAGATTCTAAATTAGAAGTTTTAGATAAATATAATAAAATAAATATATCTTTAACTAAGCATCTTGATAAATTAAATAGTAATAAAATTATGAATGAAGTTAAAAATATTATAGATTCAATACTTAAACAAGCTCAAATTGAGATTGACTCTGATGTCAAAATTGGTATTTTATTACACCTTATTTTTCTAATTGAAAAATTGCTAAAAGGAGAAGAGCTAAATAAGTTTTCAGATTTAGAGTCTTATAAAGCTAAAAATGGTTTTTTTATGGAAGAAATTAAAGAAAAATTATACTTTTTAGAAAGAGAATATGCAGTTAAAATTACCGAAGATGAAATTGCTTATATAGCAGAAAGTTTTTTGAATAATTCTGAAACTCAAAGTGAAATAGAATATAAATAA
- the deoD gene encoding purine-nucleoside phosphorylase translates to MSVHIGAKKGEIAETILLPGDPLRAKFIAENYLEDVKQYNNVRGMYGFTGTYKGKKVSTQGTGMGMPSLSIYVNELIRDYGVKNLIRVGSCGSFNEEAQVRDVILAKAACSNSNLNKMRFDGKDFAAAASFKLLSKAYQVAQKQGTEVKVGTILSSDAFYNDNSDAWKKWREYGVLAVEMESAELFTLAAKYGVDALSILTVSDSLVTGNETSSEEREKTFTDMMEIALELAE, encoded by the coding sequence ATGAGTGTACACATTGGTGCTAAAAAAGGAGAAATTGCCGAGACTATTCTGCTTCCAGGTGATCCTTTAAGAGCTAAATTTATAGCAGAAAATTATTTAGAAGATGTAAAACAATATAATAATGTAAGAGGAATGTATGGTTTTACCGGAACATATAAAGGTAAAAAAGTTTCAACTCAAGGAACTGGAATGGGCATGCCGTCTCTTTCAATTTATGTTAATGAATTGATTCGGGACTATGGAGTTAAAAATTTAATTAGAGTAGGCTCTTGTGGTTCTTTTAATGAAGAAGCTCAAGTTAGAGATGTAATCCTTGCTAAAGCAGCCTGTAGTAATTCTAATCTTAATAAAATGCGTTTTGATGGAAAAGATTTTGCTGCAGCTGCAAGTTTTAAACTTTTATCAAAGGCTTATCAGGTGGCCCAAAAGCAGGGAACTGAAGTTAAAGTTGGTACTATTTTAAGTTCAGATGCTTTTTATAATGATAATAGTGATGCCTGGAAAAAATGGAGAGAATATGGAGTTTTAGCTGTAGAAATGGAATCAGCTGAATTATTTACTTTAGCTGCTAAATATGGTGTTGATGCTTTAAGTATCTTAACAGTTAGTGATTCTTTAGTAACTGGTAACGAAACAAGCTCTGAAGAAAGAGAAAAAACCTTTACTGACATGATGGAAATTGCTTTAGAGTTAGCAGAATAA